Proteins co-encoded in one Paraburkholderia terrae genomic window:
- the mlaE gene encoding lipid asymmetry maintenance ABC transporter permease subunit MlaE codes for MISFIGRSVICGLGQTGYATRMFVRLVLEFFPLLRRPRLVTKQIHFVGNYSLVIIAVSGLFVGFVLGLQGYYTLNRYGSEQALGLLVALSLVRELGPVVTALLFAGRAGTSLTAEIGLMKAGEQLTAMEMMAVDPLKVVVAPRMWAGIISMPILAAIFSAVGVLGGYVVGVLMIGVDAGAFWSQMQGGVDAYRDVGNGVIKSIVFGFAVTFIALYQGYEAKPTPEGVSRATTKTVVYASLAVLGLDFLLTALMFS; via the coding sequence ATGATCAGCTTCATCGGCCGTTCCGTCATCTGCGGGCTTGGACAGACGGGTTATGCGACGCGCATGTTCGTGCGCCTCGTGCTCGAATTCTTCCCGTTGCTGCGCCGTCCGCGTCTTGTCACGAAGCAGATCCACTTCGTCGGTAACTATTCGCTGGTGATCATCGCGGTGTCGGGGCTGTTCGTCGGCTTCGTGCTCGGCTTGCAGGGTTACTACACGCTCAACCGCTACGGTTCCGAACAGGCGCTCGGTCTGCTGGTCGCGCTGTCGCTGGTGCGCGAACTCGGGCCCGTCGTGACGGCGCTGCTGTTCGCCGGTCGCGCGGGCACGTCGCTCACGGCCGAAATCGGCCTGATGAAGGCGGGCGAGCAACTGACGGCAATGGAAATGATGGCCGTCGATCCTTTAAAAGTGGTCGTCGCGCCGCGCATGTGGGCGGGCATCATTTCGATGCCGATTCTCGCGGCGATTTTCAGCGCGGTGGGCGTGCTCGGCGGCTACGTGGTGGGCGTGCTGATGATCGGCGTCGACGCCGGCGCGTTCTGGTCGCAGATGCAGGGCGGTGTCGATGCGTATCGCGACGTCGGCAACGGCGTGATCAAGAGCATCGTGTTCGGCTTCGCGGTGACGTTCATCGCGCTCTATCAAGGGTACGAAGCGAAGCCCACGCCGGAAGGCGTGTCGCGCGCGACGACCAAGACAGTCGTCTACGCGTCGCTGGCCGTGCTCGGTCTCGATTTCCTGCTGACCGCGCTGATGTTCAGCTAG
- a CDS encoding ABC transporter ATP-binding protein: protein MPSSSETLLELRDVDFGYGERLVLSNLNLRFKRGQVVAVMGGSGCGKTTVLRLIGGLVRAQRGQVLFHGQDIGAQTREGLYELRRKMGMLFQFGALFTDMSVFENVAFALREHTDLPEELIRDLVLMKLNAVGLRGARDLAPSEISGGMARRVALARAIALDPELMMYDEPFAGLDPISLGITANLIRALNTALGATSILVTHDVPESFAIADYVYFLANGGVLAEGTPAELRASTDPTVRQFIDGTPDGPFKFHYPSSTPLAADFGIGGGRA from the coding sequence GTGCCTTCCTCTTCCGAGACCCTCCTTGAACTGCGCGACGTCGACTTCGGCTACGGCGAGCGGCTCGTCCTGTCGAACCTGAATCTGCGCTTCAAACGCGGCCAGGTGGTCGCGGTCATGGGCGGCTCGGGGTGCGGCAAGACGACCGTGCTGCGGCTGATCGGCGGCCTGGTGCGCGCGCAGCGCGGCCAGGTGCTGTTCCACGGGCAGGACATCGGCGCGCAGACGCGTGAAGGCCTGTACGAGCTGCGTCGCAAGATGGGCATGCTGTTCCAGTTCGGCGCGCTTTTCACCGACATGTCGGTGTTCGAAAACGTCGCGTTCGCCCTGCGCGAGCACACCGACCTCCCCGAAGAACTGATCCGCGACCTGGTGTTGATGAAACTCAACGCGGTCGGGCTGCGCGGCGCACGTGATCTGGCGCCGTCGGAGATTTCGGGCGGCATGGCCCGCCGCGTGGCGCTCGCCCGCGCCATCGCGCTCGATCCCGAACTGATGATGTACGACGAGCCGTTCGCCGGTCTCGACCCCATTTCGCTCGGCATCACGGCCAACCTGATTCGCGCGCTCAACACGGCGCTCGGCGCGACCTCGATCCTCGTCACGCACGACGTGCCCGAGTCGTTCGCGATCGCCGATTACGTCTACTTTCTCGCGAACGGCGGAGTCCTCGCCGAAGGCACGCCCGCCGAGCTGCGTGCATCGACGGACCCGACCGTGCGCCAGTTCATCGACGGCACGCCCGACGGTCCGTTCAAATTTCACTATCCGAGCAGCACGCCGCTCGCGGCGGATTTCGGCATCGGCGGAGGCCGCGCATGA
- the thiE gene encoding thiamine phosphate synthase, which yields MTETLKLAGRDLFWPPADELTEAAERIRARLGDWPPTHVNWRICLTAPDDANGGDLIVFTDLKQSSEQHVEQIARWQTQGAGVIEAAAGRAVLHLGGVRYQLEGHLAEDWIAALAAFLDCGFDPHDALVLALAWRDGDETKSDDAWPCDISRFPRVAGLPDAPAQAFAACPDALGIYAVLPTAEWVERVAGFGVKTLQLRRKTAEPDELKREIARSVAAGREHDACVFINDHWQAAIDAGAYGVHLGQEDVHTADLHALSKAGVRLGLSTHGYYEMLTALHFRPSYIALGAVFPTTTKVMPTAPQGLARLARYVKLLEGVVPLVAIGGISGDVLPQVLATGVKSAAVVRAITEATDPASAAVALQKAFLQQKV from the coding sequence ATGACGGAGACTCTGAAACTCGCGGGCCGCGACCTGTTCTGGCCACCCGCCGACGAACTCACGGAAGCGGCCGAACGCATCCGCGCACGCCTCGGCGACTGGCCGCCTACGCACGTTAACTGGCGCATCTGCCTGACAGCGCCCGACGACGCGAATGGCGGCGACCTGATCGTCTTCACCGACCTTAAGCAAAGCAGCGAGCAGCACGTCGAGCAGATCGCGCGCTGGCAGACGCAGGGCGCGGGCGTGATCGAGGCGGCGGCGGGCCGCGCGGTGCTGCATCTGGGCGGCGTGCGCTATCAGCTGGAAGGCCATCTCGCGGAAGACTGGATTGCCGCGCTCGCCGCGTTTCTCGATTGCGGTTTCGATCCGCACGATGCGCTGGTGCTCGCGCTCGCGTGGCGCGACGGCGACGAGACGAAATCCGACGATGCGTGGCCGTGTGACATCTCGCGCTTCCCGCGTGTCGCCGGTTTGCCGGACGCGCCTGCGCAAGCTTTTGCGGCGTGCCCGGACGCACTCGGCATCTATGCCGTGCTGCCGACGGCGGAATGGGTCGAGCGCGTTGCCGGCTTCGGCGTGAAGACGTTGCAGCTGCGTCGCAAGACGGCAGAGCCGGACGAACTGAAGCGGGAAATCGCGCGCTCGGTTGCGGCGGGCCGCGAGCACGACGCGTGCGTTTTCATCAACGATCACTGGCAGGCGGCCATCGACGCGGGCGCGTACGGCGTCCACCTCGGCCAGGAAGACGTGCATACGGCGGATCTGCACGCTTTGTCGAAGGCAGGCGTGCGCCTCGGCCTGTCGACGCACGGTTACTACGAAATGCTGACCGCGCTGCACTTCCGTCCGAGCTACATCGCGCTTGGCGCCGTGTTTCCGACCACGACGAAAGTCATGCCGACCGCGCCGCAAGGTCTGGCAAGGCTCGCGCGCTATGTGAAACTGCTGGAAGGCGTCGTGCCGCTCGTCGCAATCGGCGGAATTAGCGGCGATGTGCTGCCGCAAGTGCTCGCTACCGGGGTGAAAAGCGCCGCCGTCGTGCGCGCGATCACGGAAGCCACCGATCCCGCGTCAGCCGCGGTGGCGTTACAAAAGGCGTTTTTGCAACAAAAAGTTTAG
- a CDS encoding thiazole synthase, which translates to MNSHANAPADALTLYGETFQSRVLLGTSRYPSLQSLSDSIAASKPGMVTVALRRQMSEGGAEAGFFDLLKRHGVPLLPNTAGCQTVSEAVTTAHMAREVFDTDWIKLELIGDDYTLQPDPVGLIEAAAQLVKDGFKVLPYCTEDLVIGRRLLDAGCEALMPWGAPIGTGKGVVNPYGLRVLRERLPDVPLIVDAGLGVPSHACQVMEWGFDGVLLNTAVSQATHPETMARAFAMGVEAGREAYLAGPMAERETAHASTPVVGMPFWHQDGSAAA; encoded by the coding sequence ATGAACTCACACGCGAACGCACCCGCCGACGCGCTCACGCTTTACGGCGAAACCTTCCAGAGCCGCGTGCTGCTGGGCACGTCGCGCTATCCGTCGCTGCAGTCGCTGTCGGATTCGATCGCGGCGTCGAAGCCGGGCATGGTGACGGTCGCGCTGCGCCGGCAGATGAGCGAGGGCGGCGCGGAAGCCGGCTTCTTCGATCTCCTCAAGCGCCACGGCGTGCCGCTGCTACCGAACACGGCCGGCTGCCAGACGGTGAGCGAGGCGGTGACGACTGCGCACATGGCGCGCGAAGTCTTCGACACCGACTGGATCAAGCTCGAACTGATCGGCGACGACTACACGCTGCAGCCGGACCCGGTCGGCCTGATCGAAGCGGCTGCGCAACTGGTGAAGGACGGCTTCAAGGTGCTGCCTTATTGCACGGAAGATCTCGTGATCGGCCGGCGTCTGCTCGATGCGGGCTGCGAAGCGCTGATGCCGTGGGGCGCGCCCATCGGCACGGGCAAGGGCGTCGTGAATCCGTATGGCTTGCGCGTGCTGCGCGAGCGTTTGCCCGACGTGCCGCTGATCGTCGACGCGGGCCTTGGCGTGCCGTCGCATGCGTGCCAGGTGATGGAGTGGGGCTTCGACGGCGTGCTGCTGAACACGGCCGTCTCGCAGGCTACGCATCCGGAGACGATGGCGCGCGCCTTTGCGATGGGCGTGGAAGCGGGCCGCGAGGCTTATCTGGCTGGCCCGATGGCCGAACGTGAAACTGCCCATGCGAGCACGCCCGTCGTCGGCATGCCGTTCTGGCATCAGGATGGGAGCGCTGCGGCATGA
- the thiS gene encoding sulfur carrier protein ThiS, with product MDIQINQKPLSLPEGATVADALSAYGARPPFAVALNGNFVARGQHAARALQAGDKLDVVHPVAGG from the coding sequence ATGGACATCCAGATCAACCAGAAGCCGCTGTCGCTGCCCGAAGGCGCGACTGTCGCCGACGCGCTCAGCGCGTACGGCGCGCGGCCGCCGTTCGCCGTCGCGCTGAACGGCAATTTCGTCGCGCGTGGGCAGCATGCGGCGCGTGCGTTGCAGGCGGGCGACAAGCTCGACGTCGTGCATCCCGTCGCGGGCGGCTGA
- a CDS encoding FAD-dependent oxidoreductase, whose amino-acid sequence MRTSAQPDFAVIGGGLCGRLVAWQLAGEGHRVALYERGDAAGSQAAAWVAAAMLAPLAEAASAELLITRLGAASLETWPTLLAQLPEPVFFQRNGSLIVWHHSDRAEAPLFERRLRANAPAELLDGGLVALAGAQVGAAEPALAGRFTQGWLLPHEGQLDNRQVLSALAAGLAQRGVETHWNTSVNDSALPPAKVTIDCRGLGAKPVMPTLRGIRGEVARVHAPGIDLTRPVRLLHPRYPLYIAPKQDDLYVIGATEVEGEDMSPVSVRSALELLSAAFSVHPGFGEARILELNSQCRPTLPDHRPVLLWDGASTLRVNGLYRHGYMIVPEVAGEAVRLASALLDGRVADSDGFTDWQRNARWSELFRLDREAAVTLNV is encoded by the coding sequence ATGAGGACTTCTGCTCAACCGGATTTCGCCGTGATCGGCGGCGGGCTGTGCGGACGCCTCGTCGCCTGGCAACTTGCGGGCGAGGGGCATCGCGTTGCGCTTTATGAGCGCGGCGACGCGGCCGGCTCGCAGGCGGCCGCGTGGGTCGCCGCCGCGATGCTCGCGCCGCTCGCCGAGGCCGCCAGCGCCGAACTGCTGATTACGCGGCTGGGCGCGGCGTCGCTGGAAACGTGGCCGACCTTGCTCGCGCAATTGCCTGAGCCGGTGTTTTTCCAGCGCAACGGCTCGCTGATCGTCTGGCATCACAGCGATCGCGCCGAGGCGCCGCTCTTCGAGCGTCGGCTGCGCGCCAACGCGCCCGCCGAACTGCTCGATGGCGGACTCGTCGCGCTAGCGGGCGCGCAGGTCGGCGCGGCCGAGCCCGCGCTCGCCGGCCGCTTCACGCAAGGCTGGCTGCTGCCGCACGAAGGCCAGCTCGATAACCGCCAGGTGCTGTCGGCGCTGGCCGCGGGGCTGGCACAACGCGGCGTCGAGACGCACTGGAATACGTCCGTCAACGACAGCGCGTTGCCGCCCGCGAAGGTCACGATCGATTGCCGCGGGTTGGGCGCGAAGCCTGTCATGCCGACCCTGCGCGGCATTCGCGGCGAAGTCGCGCGCGTCCACGCGCCCGGCATCGATCTGACGCGTCCGGTGCGGCTGCTGCATCCGCGCTATCCGCTCTATATCGCGCCGAAGCAGGACGATCTGTACGTGATCGGCGCGACGGAAGTGGAGGGCGAGGACATGTCGCCCGTCAGCGTGCGCTCGGCGCTCGAATTACTGAGCGCGGCGTTTTCGGTGCATCCCGGTTTCGGCGAGGCGCGCATTCTGGAACTGAACTCGCAATGCCGGCCGACGTTGCCCGACCACCGTCCCGTGCTGCTGTGGGACGGCGCGAGCACGCTGCGCGTGAACGGGCTGTACCGGCACGGCTACATGATCGTGCCCGAAGTCGCGGGCGAAGCGGTTCGGCTCGCGTCGGCGCTGCTCGATGGCCGCGTCGCCGATTCCGACGGTTTCACCGACTGGCAGCGCAACGCGCGCTGGAGCGAGTTGTTCCGGCTGGACCGCGAGGCCGCTGTCACTCTCAATGTTTGA
- a CDS encoding ABC transporter ATP-binding protein/permease: MIDNSKNPSDITAWGLIKPYWVSEDRWKARGLLALVIAMNMTMVAANVWFNTWQRTFFDAIQQYNYPVFKYSLLQFTVIALALILLGSYRTYFRQMLEFRWRQWLTNRYLNDWLGDRAYYRIERDNLADNPDQRVSADLQGLASASLNLSLGLLSTTVTLFSFIVILWNLSGAFAFHMFGTEFSIPGYMVWAALIYAAAGSWVTHKVNHPLVSINYQQQRVEADFRFSLIRIRENADQIALYQGERSEEQQLKGVFSHIRENWRLIMRFTRRFNIVVISYSQLAIVFPYIAAAPKYFSKSISFGMYQQVTGAFGTVSDSFSWFINNYDSLAEWRATVNRLREFNRVMRSQHLHESVVEGTAHGGINVHVTDADSIEVTNLRLQRPNGEPMANVGSFTIAPKTRWLVRGPSGAGKSTLMRTLAGLWPFGEGTIEKPTDAKLLFIPQRSYLPIGTLKAALCYPSEASAYSDEACREVLTVCRLPELADRLGESTHWERSLSPGEQQRLAAARALLQQPDFLFLDEATSALDPENESIIYNALIERLPNAAIVSVAHRKTLEAFHEHTLFIERAVEREAA, from the coding sequence ATGATCGACAACTCGAAAAATCCGTCGGACATCACCGCGTGGGGCCTCATCAAGCCCTACTGGGTGTCCGAGGATCGGTGGAAAGCGCGGGGCCTGCTCGCGCTCGTCATCGCGATGAATATGACGATGGTCGCGGCCAACGTCTGGTTCAACACCTGGCAGCGCACGTTCTTCGACGCGATCCAGCAATACAACTATCCCGTCTTCAAATATTCGCTGCTGCAGTTCACGGTCATTGCGCTCGCACTGATCCTGCTCGGCTCGTACCGGACGTACTTCCGGCAAATGCTCGAATTCCGCTGGCGGCAGTGGCTCACCAACCGCTATCTGAACGACTGGCTGGGCGACCGCGCGTACTACCGGATCGAACGCGACAATCTCGCCGACAACCCCGACCAGCGGGTTTCCGCCGACCTGCAAGGGTTGGCCAGCGCCTCGCTGAATCTGTCGCTCGGCCTGCTGTCGACCACGGTCACACTGTTCTCGTTCATCGTGATCCTGTGGAACCTGTCGGGCGCGTTCGCGTTCCACATGTTCGGCACGGAGTTTTCGATTCCGGGTTACATGGTGTGGGCGGCGCTGATCTACGCGGCAGCCGGCTCGTGGGTCACACATAAGGTCAACCATCCGCTGGTGTCGATCAACTACCAGCAACAGCGTGTGGAAGCCGACTTCCGTTTCTCGCTGATCCGCATCCGCGAGAACGCCGATCAGATCGCGCTGTATCAGGGCGAGCGTTCGGAAGAGCAGCAGCTCAAGGGCGTGTTCTCACACATCCGCGAAAACTGGCGCCTCATCATGCGCTTTACGCGACGCTTCAACATCGTCGTCATCAGTTACTCGCAGCTGGCCATCGTCTTTCCGTACATCGCGGCTGCGCCGAAGTACTTTTCGAAGAGCATCTCGTTCGGCATGTACCAGCAGGTGACGGGCGCGTTCGGCACGGTCAGCGATTCGTTCTCCTGGTTCATCAACAATTACGATTCGCTCGCCGAGTGGCGCGCCACCGTCAACCGTCTGCGGGAATTCAATCGCGTGATGCGTTCGCAGCATCTGCATGAGTCGGTCGTTGAAGGCACCGCGCACGGCGGCATCAACGTTCACGTCACGGATGCTGATTCGATCGAAGTGACGAATCTTCGTCTGCAGCGTCCCAACGGCGAGCCGATGGCGAACGTCGGCTCGTTCACCATCGCGCCGAAAACGCGCTGGCTGGTGCGCGGGCCTTCGGGCGCGGGCAAGAGCACGTTGATGCGCACGCTCGCGGGCCTGTGGCCGTTCGGCGAAGGCACGATCGAAAAGCCCACGGATGCCAAGCTGCTGTTCATCCCGCAGCGCAGCTATCTGCCCATCGGCACGCTGAAGGCGGCGCTCTGCTATCCGTCGGAGGCTTCCGCCTATTCGGATGAAGCGTGCCGCGAAGTGCTCACCGTGTGCCGCTTGCCGGAACTCGCGGACCGCCTGGGCGAATCGACGCATTGGGAACGCTCGCTGTCGCCGGGCGAGCAGCAGCGTCTTGCCGCAGCACGCGCGTTGCTGCAACAGCCCGACTTCCTGTTCCTCGACGAAGCGACGAGCGCGCTCGATCCCGAGAACGAAAGCATCATCTACAACGCGCTGATCGAGCGTCTGCCGAATGCGGCGATCGTCAGCGTCGCGCATCGCAAGACGCTCGAAGCGTTCCACGAGCACACGCTGTTCATCGAGCGCGCGGTCGAGCGCGAGGCCGCGTGA
- a CDS encoding SDR family NAD(P)-dependent oxidoreductase produces the protein MSDAPFERVVLVTGAGSGIGAALARNIAAPRVALMLHARGADDASRARLDQVAATCTASGATCATVLADLAERGASEHAVHQTLARFGALDQIVANAGHAQRQTIGTLDFDALAESFAAMPAAFGALVKRAAPALETSKRGRVVAVSSFVAHRYRADSAFAGTAAAKAALESLAKTAAAELAPHGVTVNCVAPGYTRKDRGPSAENAPAWTRAAEATPLGQVAEPDDIAALIVFLLSDSARHITGQVIHVDGGLTLG, from the coding sequence GTGAGCGACGCGCCGTTCGAGCGCGTCGTGCTGGTGACGGGCGCGGGCTCCGGCATCGGTGCCGCGCTCGCCCGGAACATCGCGGCGCCGCGTGTCGCGCTGATGCTGCACGCGCGCGGCGCGGACGACGCATCGCGTGCGCGGCTCGATCAGGTCGCGGCGACCTGCACGGCGAGCGGCGCGACGTGCGCAACGGTGCTTGCCGATCTCGCCGAACGCGGCGCATCCGAGCATGCCGTCCATCAGACGCTCGCGCGTTTTGGCGCGCTCGACCAGATCGTCGCCAATGCGGGACACGCGCAGCGTCAAACCATCGGCACGCTCGATTTCGATGCGCTCGCGGAGTCGTTCGCGGCGATGCCCGCTGCGTTCGGCGCGCTCGTCAAACGGGCGGCGCCTGCGCTCGAAACATCGAAACGCGGACGCGTCGTGGCCGTGAGTTCGTTCGTCGCGCATCGCTATCGCGCGGACTCGGCGTTTGCGGGTACTGCCGCCGCGAAGGCCGCGCTGGAGTCGCTGGCAAAAACGGCGGCAGCCGAACTGGCGCCGCACGGCGTCACGGTGAATTGCGTCGCGCCGGGTTATACGCGCAAGGATCGCGGACCGAGCGCGGAGAATGCGCCCGCGTGGACGCGTGCGGCGGAGGCGACACCGCTCGGGCAGGTCGCCGAACCCGACGACATTGCCGCGCTGATCGTCTTTCTGCTTTCCGACTCTGCGCGTCACATCACGGGTCAGGTGATTCACGTCGACGGCGGGCTGACGCTCGGCTGA